A genomic region of Exiguobacterium oxidotolerans JCM 12280 contains the following coding sequences:
- a CDS encoding biotin transporter BioY — protein MKTKDLTFTALGAAIISAVSLLPQLQLVGPVPITLQMLAIMTVSAILGAKRGGLAVLIFLLLAAAGLPLLGGKGGLAPFVGPTVGYLIAFPIAGFFIGYVAERTNRFIPLFFGMVVFGLGLVYLLGTFGLMLVLHLSFMDALVINVPFIIGDTLKALLATTIAVRLLPLRIFRTA, from the coding sequence ATGAAAACAAAAGATCTTACGTTTACAGCGCTCGGTGCCGCGATCATCTCGGCGGTCAGTCTACTCCCGCAACTTCAACTTGTCGGACCTGTCCCAATTACACTCCAGATGCTTGCCATCATGACCGTCAGCGCCATCCTCGGTGCGAAGCGTGGCGGTCTAGCCGTCTTGATTTTTTTATTACTTGCCGCTGCCGGTTTACCACTCCTCGGTGGAAAAGGTGGTCTTGCCCCGTTCGTCGGACCGACTGTAGGGTATTTAATCGCCTTCCCGATTGCCGGCTTCTTCATCGGCTATGTCGCCGAACGAACGAATCGCTTCATCCCATTGTTTTTTGGAATGGTCGTTTTCGGACTTGGTCTCGTTTACTTGCTCGGGACATTCGGTTTAATGCTCGTCCTACATTTATCATTCATGGATGCCCTCGTCATTAATGTCCCGTTCATCATCGGTGATACGCTAAAAGCGCTACTTGCCACGACGATTGCCGTCCGTTTGTTACCACTCCGTATTTTTAGAACAGCCTAA
- the tyrS gene encoding tyrosine--tRNA ligase, with protein MTLLEDLEFRGLISQMTDEEGIKELLASPTTLYTGFDPTADSLHIGHLLPILVLRRFQEAGHHVVGLVGGATGMIGDPSGRSTERSLNTSDIVEEFANRIKGQLSRFLPLDGENPVTIANNLDWTKDLTIIDFLRDIGKHFPISYMLAKDSVDSRLQNGISFTEFSYMLLQSFDFLKLYENEGCRLQVGGSDQWGNITAGMELIRRVGHEEKAFGITVPLVTKSDGQKFGKTAGGAVWLDAEKTTPYEFYQFWFNVDDLDVVKFLKYFTFLTHEELEGLQTEVETAPEKRIAQRRLAEEMTKLVHGSDALEQAERITKALFSGDVKTLQAADIADAFKGMPRFTLGEATNLVDVLVEAKISPSKRQAREDVTNGAIYINGDREQELTKEITKQDAIGDFTIIRRGKKKYFVLEHA; from the coding sequence ATGACGTTACTTGAAGATTTAGAGTTTCGTGGCTTAATCAGCCAAATGACAGATGAGGAAGGAATTAAAGAACTCCTAGCAAGTCCGACAACGCTGTACACAGGATTCGACCCGACAGCAGATTCATTGCATATCGGACACCTGTTACCAATTCTCGTGCTACGTCGCTTCCAAGAAGCGGGGCACCACGTGGTCGGTCTTGTCGGCGGCGCAACCGGGATGATTGGCGATCCGAGTGGGCGTTCGACAGAACGTTCACTCAACACGTCGGATATCGTCGAAGAATTTGCGAACCGCATCAAAGGACAATTGTCACGCTTTTTACCGCTCGATGGTGAAAACCCGGTGACGATTGCGAACAACCTGGATTGGACAAAAGATTTAACGATTATCGATTTCTTACGCGATATCGGAAAACACTTCCCAATCAGCTACATGTTAGCGAAAGACTCTGTTGATTCACGCCTTCAAAACGGAATTTCTTTCACAGAGTTTTCCTACATGTTATTACAATCATTTGATTTCTTGAAGCTATACGAAAACGAAGGATGCCGCCTCCAAGTCGGCGGAAGTGATCAGTGGGGAAACATCACGGCGGGAATGGAACTCATCCGACGCGTTGGTCACGAAGAGAAAGCATTCGGGATTACCGTGCCACTCGTTACGAAATCAGACGGGCAAAAATTCGGGAAAACAGCGGGCGGGGCAGTGTGGCTCGATGCCGAAAAAACGACACCATACGAGTTTTACCAGTTTTGGTTCAACGTTGATGATCTTGATGTCGTCAAATTCTTGAAATACTTTACGTTCTTGACACACGAAGAACTCGAAGGATTGCAAACGGAAGTAGAAACGGCACCTGAAAAACGGATTGCCCAGCGTCGTCTGGCAGAAGAGATGACGAAACTTGTCCATGGCAGCGACGCACTTGAACAAGCAGAACGAATTACGAAAGCACTCTTCAGTGGCGACGTCAAAACATTGCAGGCGGCTGATATCGCGGATGCGTTCAAAGGGATGCCACGTTTTACGCTTGGTGAAGCAACGAACCTTGTCGACGTACTCGTCGAAGCGAAAATCAGTCCGTCCAAGCGTCAAGCACGAGAAGACGTGACGAACGGCGCAATCTACATCAATGGAGACCGTGAACAAGAGTTGACGAAAGAGATCACGAAGCAAGATGCGATTGGTGACTTCACGATCATCCGCCGTGGGAAAAAGAAATACTTCGTACTTGAACATGCGTAA
- a CDS encoding transglycosylase domain-containing protein, giving the protein MRENWSKFWNHPRTKAVRHWSNITYDVSWNIILFLIIAVLLIGSFSVGAAGGYFASLVKDTKAPELTEMKQQVNSYAITSEIYWGSGEKLTNISTDEERQPVNIKEISPYLLDAVLSTEDVDFYEHDGVVPKATLRAVLQELTNSSSRTGGSTLTQQLIKNQILTNEVSFERKAKEIILALRLENAMTKDEILQAYLNVVSFGRNSLGRNIAGIEAASRGVFNKSAKKLTLPQAAFLAGIPKNPYYYTPYLQGGVVKEDLTASTNRMKTVLKRMYVAKNITKKQYEKAIKHDITKDFAKRSTRSRDTYPYVYDLAEKEALKIMTSYFMKKDGVKEDEVKPSELAEVKANYRDQALVAMRQGGYKIHLTLDKKIHEAMQVPAKNNANFPASPQYKQVVNPKTKKTVSKKDPEETAAVMIQNETGRILGFVGGRYTDGTADDFNRAFQAKRQIGSTAKPILVYSNGIENGLITPASTVNDEKYYYQTVPRQPGDNPINNEGGRYRGNVTVREALELSLNVPAVKIYEKMNMSNSIQKLVDMGIKVPDSIRYAPSAALGTMEITPVELAGAYAMLANYGEYVEPYVISKITKDGKSIYKAKSKKEQIYEERTAYLTLDMMRGVFDNGTARYANSLLKVPGDWAGKTGTTNEIKDSYLVASTPGVTLAVWTGHDQNNSLMGATTYYQRTQNLWAQMANATYAANNSYFKSGARFNQPASVDADDFKNSGSFKEEDKKKKEAEAKKKAAEEKKKEAEAKAKEADAKKKDDAEAQAKADAEKKAAEDKAKADADAKKAADDKAKADAEAKKKAADDKAKADAEAKKKAADDKAKADAEAKADAEKKAKEDDKKTE; this is encoded by the coding sequence ATGCGCGAGAACTGGTCCAAGTTTTGGAATCACCCCCGAACGAAAGCCGTTCGGCACTGGTCGAATATCACATATGACGTATCTTGGAATATCATTTTATTCCTCATCATTGCTGTCCTACTGATTGGGAGTTTTTCTGTCGGTGCAGCAGGCGGCTATTTTGCTTCGCTCGTCAAAGATACAAAAGCACCAGAATTAACGGAAATGAAGCAACAAGTCAATAGCTATGCCATCACGAGTGAAATTTACTGGGGCAGTGGCGAAAAGTTGACGAACATTTCAACAGATGAAGAACGTCAACCGGTCAACATCAAAGAAATTTCACCTTACCTGCTAGACGCTGTTCTTTCGACGGAAGATGTCGATTTTTATGAACATGATGGCGTCGTACCGAAAGCAACACTCCGGGCAGTCTTACAGGAGTTAACGAACTCGTCTTCTCGGACGGGTGGTAGTACGTTGACACAACAATTGATCAAAAACCAAATTCTAACGAATGAAGTCTCATTTGAACGAAAAGCAAAAGAAATCATCTTAGCACTTCGCCTCGAAAATGCGATGACGAAGGATGAAATTCTACAAGCCTATTTGAATGTCGTCTCATTCGGACGGAACTCACTTGGACGGAACATCGCCGGGATTGAAGCAGCCTCTCGTGGTGTCTTCAATAAATCAGCCAAAAAGCTGACATTGCCGCAAGCTGCCTTCTTAGCAGGGATTCCTAAAAACCCCTACTACTATACGCCGTACCTTCAGGGTGGCGTCGTCAAAGAAGATTTGACAGCAAGCACGAATCGGATGAAAACCGTCCTAAAACGGATGTATGTCGCAAAAAACATTACGAAAAAGCAATATGAGAAAGCAATCAAACATGATATCACAAAAGATTTCGCTAAAAGATCAACTCGGTCACGCGATACGTATCCTTACGTCTATGACCTTGCTGAAAAAGAAGCCTTGAAAATCATGACGAGCTATTTCATGAAAAAAGATGGTGTCAAAGAAGATGAAGTAAAACCGTCTGAGCTCGCAGAAGTCAAAGCGAACTACCGCGATCAGGCATTAGTCGCCATGCGCCAAGGCGGATATAAGATTCACCTGACGCTTGATAAGAAAATCCATGAAGCGATGCAAGTACCGGCAAAAAATAATGCTAACTTCCCTGCTTCGCCACAATACAAGCAAGTCGTTAATCCGAAAACGAAAAAGACGGTCTCGAAAAAAGACCCAGAAGAAACGGCTGCTGTCATGATTCAAAATGAGACAGGTCGTATCTTAGGCTTCGTCGGTGGACGTTACACAGATGGAACGGCGGATGATTTCAACCGTGCCTTCCAGGCAAAACGTCAAATCGGATCAACTGCCAAACCAATTCTTGTTTATTCGAACGGTATCGAAAACGGTTTGATTACACCGGCTTCGACCGTTAATGATGAAAAGTATTATTATCAAACAGTTCCACGTCAACCAGGTGACAACCCAATCAACAATGAAGGCGGACGTTACCGAGGTAATGTGACGGTCCGTGAGGCATTGGAACTTTCACTCAACGTTCCAGCCGTGAAGATTTACGAAAAAATGAATATGTCGAACTCGATTCAAAAACTAGTCGACATGGGTATTAAAGTTCCGGACAGCATCCGGTACGCACCATCTGCTGCTCTTGGAACGATGGAAATCACACCCGTTGAGCTTGCTGGTGCTTATGCGATGCTCGCGAACTACGGTGAATACGTCGAACCGTATGTCATCTCGAAGATTACGAAAGACGGGAAAAGCATCTATAAAGCTAAATCGAAAAAAGAACAAATCTACGAAGAACGTACGGCTTATTTAACGCTTGATATGATGCGTGGTGTCTTTGATAACGGGACAGCTCGTTATGCGAACTCGTTATTAAAAGTACCTGGTGATTGGGCCGGTAAGACCGGAACGACGAACGAAATTAAGGACTCTTACCTCGTTGCTTCAACACCAGGGGTTACACTCGCGGTTTGGACGGGGCATGATCAAAACAACTCATTGATGGGTGCAACGACATATTACCAACGTACCCAAAACCTGTGGGCACAGATGGCAAATGCAACGTATGCTGCGAACAACAGTTACTTCAAGTCAGGTGCCCGCTTCAATCAACCGGCTTCAGTAGACGCAGATGACTTCAAGAACTCAGGTTCATTCAAAGAAGAAGACAAAAAGAAAAAAGAAGCGGAAGCGAAGAAAAAAGCCGCTGAAGAAAAGAAAAAAGAGGCTGAGGCAAAAGCGAAAGAAGCTGACGCGAAGAAGAAAGACGACGCTGAAGCGCAGGCAAAAGCTGACGCTGAAAAGAAAGCTGCTGAAGATAAAGCAAAAGCTGATGCAGACGCGAAAAAAGCGGCTGACGACAAGGCGAAAGCCGATGCGGAGGCTAAGAAAAAAGCGGCTGACGACAAGGCGAAAGCCGATGCAGAGGCTAAGAAAAAAGCGGCTGACGACAAGGCGAAAGCCGATGCAGAGGCGAAGGCTGATGCTGAAAAGAAAGCAAAAGAAGACGACAAAAAAACTGAATGA
- the acsA gene encoding acetate--CoA ligase, which yields MKVLKALPGKHWLSDYNESASYDWQEAEQYFSWATTGKVNMAHEAIDRHAEGERANKKALIYFDGTTEQTFTYADMKRLTNKAANVLTDAGIKAGDRIFIFMPRSPELYFALLGALKVGAIVGPLFEAFMEQAVRDRLLDSEAKMLITTKALLPRVPLEELSTLESVFLVDEDIETTDRLLDFRAAFESASDVFEPVWLDREDGLILHYTSGSTGKPKGVLHAQNAMIQHMMTGRWVLDLQEDDIYWCTADPGWVTGTSYGIFAPFLNGATNVIVGGRFNPEFWYSVIEKYKVTVWYSAPTAFRMLMGAGADVAQKHDLSSLRHVLSVGEPLNPEVVRWGKEAFDQRIHDTWWMTETGAMMICNYKSMDIKPGSMGKPIPGTKAAIIDDQGNELPPFRMGNLALKTPWPSMMRQIWNNPQKYESYFFKGWYVSGDSAYMDDEGYFWFQGRVDDVIMTAGERVGPFEVESRLVEHPAVAEAGVIGKPDPVRGEIIKAFISLRDGYEPTEELKQEIQAFVKEGLAAHAAPREIDFRDKLPKTRSGKIMRRVLKAWELNLETGDLSTMEE from the coding sequence ATGAAAGTTTTGAAAGCGCTTCCGGGTAAGCATTGGTTATCCGACTATAATGAATCGGCGTCATACGATTGGCAAGAAGCGGAACAATATTTTTCATGGGCAACGACGGGGAAAGTCAATATGGCCCATGAAGCAATTGACCGTCATGCTGAAGGTGAACGAGCGAACAAAAAAGCTCTGATTTACTTTGATGGAACGACGGAGCAAACTTTTACGTATGCTGACATGAAACGTTTGACGAACAAAGCGGCAAACGTTTTGACGGATGCTGGAATCAAAGCAGGAGACCGAATTTTTATCTTCATGCCCCGTTCGCCAGAACTTTATTTTGCGTTGCTCGGTGCCTTGAAAGTCGGAGCAATCGTCGGTCCGTTGTTTGAAGCCTTCATGGAACAAGCTGTACGCGACCGCTTGCTTGATTCTGAAGCAAAGATGTTGATTACGACGAAAGCATTATTACCACGTGTTCCGCTTGAAGAGTTATCGACACTCGAATCGGTCTTTTTAGTCGATGAAGACATTGAGACGACGGATCGGCTACTGGATTTCCGCGCAGCATTCGAGTCCGCGTCAGATGTGTTCGAACCGGTTTGGCTCGACCGGGAAGACGGTCTCATCTTACATTATACGTCGGGATCGACGGGAAAACCAAAAGGGGTCTTACACGCTCAGAATGCTATGATTCAACACATGATGACCGGACGTTGGGTTCTTGACCTTCAGGAAGATGATATCTATTGGTGTACAGCAGATCCAGGCTGGGTGACGGGAACGAGTTATGGGATTTTTGCACCGTTCTTAAATGGTGCGACGAATGTCATCGTCGGTGGTCGGTTCAATCCGGAGTTTTGGTACAGTGTCATTGAAAAATACAAGGTAACGGTTTGGTATAGTGCACCGACCGCCTTCCGGATGCTGATGGGTGCCGGCGCAGACGTCGCACAAAAGCATGACTTGTCGAGCTTACGGCACGTGTTATCCGTCGGAGAACCGCTCAACCCAGAAGTCGTTCGTTGGGGAAAAGAAGCATTCGACCAACGCATCCATGATACGTGGTGGATGACGGAAACAGGGGCAATGATGATTTGCAACTATAAATCGATGGACATCAAACCAGGGTCGATGGGGAAACCGATTCCTGGGACAAAAGCTGCAATCATCGATGATCAAGGGAATGAGTTACCTCCGTTTAGAATGGGCAATTTAGCTTTAAAAACACCGTGGCCATCCATGATGCGGCAAATCTGGAATAATCCACAAAAGTATGAATCGTACTTCTTCAAAGGATGGTACGTTTCAGGAGATTCTGCATATATGGATGATGAAGGATACTTCTGGTTCCAAGGACGCGTCGATGATGTCATCATGACGGCAGGAGAACGGGTGGGACCGTTCGAAGTTGAAAGTCGTCTTGTCGAGCACCCGGCAGTTGCAGAAGCCGGTGTCATCGGGAAACCGGATCCAGTACGTGGTGAAATCATCAAAGCCTTCATTTCGTTACGAGACGGCTATGAACCGACTGAAGAATTGAAACAAGAAATTCAGGCGTTCGTCAAAGAAGGGCTTGCAGCACATGCGGCGCCACGTGAGATCGACTTCCGAGACAAGCTTCCGAAAACCCGGAGTGGTAAAATCATGCGCCGTGTCTTGAAGGCGTGGGAACTAAATCTTGAAACGGGTGACCTCTCGACGATGGAAGAATGA
- a CDS encoding GNAT family N-acetyltransferase, with translation MFEKQFNHRTHETSLGPVEIEGPVASKQLATYLLDDGLTAFRQPKEQHQALLEIADLDEGRIIIARQNKEIIGYVTFLYPDPYETWSEGNNPYILELGAIEVSARFRGQQIGKKLLEVPMLDPAMENYLILTTEYYWHWDLKGSGLSVWDYRKIMEKMMNHGGLVFFPTDDPEIASHPANCLMARIGKHVAPEVVAHFDALRLRRRFMYD, from the coding sequence ATGTTTGAAAAACAATTCAATCATCGTACTCATGAAACATCGCTCGGTCCAGTTGAAATCGAAGGACCTGTCGCGAGTAAACAACTCGCCACTTACCTCCTCGATGACGGTTTAACTGCCTTCAGGCAACCGAAAGAGCAGCATCAAGCGCTCCTTGAAATCGCGGATTTAGATGAAGGACGGATCATTATCGCTAGGCAAAATAAAGAAATCATCGGCTATGTCACATTCCTTTACCCTGACCCCTATGAGACATGGAGCGAAGGAAATAATCCATATATTTTAGAGTTAGGTGCGATTGAAGTGTCTGCTCGTTTTCGCGGTCAACAGATTGGTAAAAAGCTTCTCGAAGTACCGATGCTCGATCCGGCCATGGAAAACTACTTAATCTTGACGACCGAGTATTACTGGCATTGGGATTTAAAAGGCAGTGGACTGTCTGTTTGGGATTATCGAAAAATCATGGAGAAGATGATGAACCACGGGGGTCTCGTTTTTTTCCCGACCGATGATCCAGAGATTGCATCGCATCCGGCTAATTGTTTAATGGCACGTATCGGGAAACATGTCGCACCAGAAGTCGTCGCTCATTTCGATGCTTTACGGCTCCGCCGTCGCTTCATGTACGATTAA
- a CDS encoding acetoin utilization AcuB family protein — MLIEQIMKTKCITIQPTNSIAHAAELMQRHEIRHIPVTNARHELVGLIGLKELQSASSVFHPDTLHVDQQNSVSSIMQQTPITAHPLDFIEDAAILFYEHRLSCLPIVRGRRLVGLMTETDLLRTFVQLTGALEPSSQIEVRVENTAGTLAKIANLLAKTNINILNVLVYPTPDPYVRIVAFRVQTMNPIRIIEKLRKEGFDVLGPDVSR; from the coding sequence ATGTTAATCGAACAAATCATGAAGACGAAGTGTATTACGATTCAACCAACAAATTCTATTGCGCATGCCGCAGAATTGATGCAACGTCATGAGATTCGCCATATTCCCGTGACAAACGCCCGTCATGAACTTGTCGGTCTCATCGGTCTAAAAGAGCTCCAAAGTGCAAGTAGTGTCTTTCATCCAGATACCCTTCACGTTGATCAACAAAATTCCGTTTCTAGTATCATGCAACAAACTCCTATCACGGCACACCCACTTGATTTCATCGAAGACGCCGCGATTTTATTTTATGAGCATCGCTTATCTTGCTTACCGATTGTTCGGGGACGGCGTCTCGTCGGTTTAATGACAGAAACCGATTTGCTTCGGACATTCGTTCAATTAACAGGAGCGCTCGAACCGAGCTCACAAATCGAAGTCCGCGTTGAAAATACAGCGGGTACATTAGCAAAGATTGCGAATTTACTCGCCAAAACGAATATCAATATCTTAAATGTCCTCGTTTATCCTACACCTGATCCGTATGTCCGCATCGTCGCTTTTCGTGTCCAGACGATGAATCCGATTCGAATCATCGAAAAGTTACGAAAGGAAGGATTCGATGTACTCGGTCCCGACGTCAGCCGATGA
- a CDS encoding acetoin utilization protein AcuC yields the protein MKEFAYIYSEEETNYRFSDIHPFNPIRLDLTVSLLETMGALKDVDCIAPRRATDEELRLVHDADYIQAVKLAGQGELTPMKAQMYGLGTEDTPVFPDMHEGAALLVGGTIEACELVLSGRYKRTFHIAGGLHHGFRGRASGFCIYNDTAVAMAAMIEKYACRILYVDTDAHHGDGVQWAFYNRSDAMTLSLHETGRYLFPGTGMVTERGSEEGYGFSWNIPFDAFTEDASFLLAYRTALFEACELFQPDLIITQNGADAHALDPLTHLSLTMKSYEQIPQIAVEAANRYTKGRIVALGGGGYDWYRVVPRAWSQVFAALTNRAPFSGDLPKDWIERWTKQSTTVPTTWADQMPLYPSIPRRPEIEEKNWETVKRLLWPFVDDVKKEQLSDVSPYSID from the coding sequence ATGAAAGAGTTTGCTTATATTTACAGTGAGGAAGAAACGAACTATCGTTTTTCCGATATACATCCCTTCAACCCAATTCGACTGGACTTGACCGTCTCTCTCTTAGAGACGATGGGGGCACTCAAGGACGTCGACTGTATCGCACCACGTCGCGCAACGGATGAGGAGTTACGACTCGTACATGATGCCGATTATATTCAAGCCGTCAAGCTGGCGGGTCAAGGTGAACTGACACCAATGAAGGCACAGATGTATGGGCTAGGAACAGAAGATACACCCGTCTTCCCTGACATGCATGAAGGTGCCGCACTACTCGTCGGTGGAACAATTGAGGCTTGTGAACTTGTCTTGTCCGGACGGTATAAACGGACGTTTCATATCGCGGGTGGTCTGCACCATGGTTTTCGTGGTCGTGCTTCAGGATTTTGTATCTACAACGATACAGCAGTCGCCATGGCGGCGATGATTGAAAAATATGCGTGTCGTATTCTTTATGTCGATACCGATGCGCACCATGGCGATGGTGTCCAGTGGGCTTTTTATAATCGCTCCGATGCCATGACGCTGTCACTACATGAAACAGGACGTTACCTCTTCCCGGGGACAGGTATGGTGACAGAACGCGGATCTGAAGAGGGTTACGGCTTCAGTTGGAACATTCCATTTGATGCCTTTACGGAGGACGCTTCGTTTTTACTCGCCTATCGGACTGCCTTGTTCGAAGCCTGTGAGTTGTTCCAACCTGACTTGATCATTACGCAAAATGGTGCCGATGCCCACGCGCTCGATCCATTGACTCACTTGTCGCTCACAATGAAAAGTTATGAACAGATTCCGCAAATCGCTGTCGAAGCAGCAAACCGTTATACGAAAGGCCGGATTGTCGCCTTAGGCGGAGGTGGGTACGATTGGTACCGGGTCGTTCCCCGCGCCTGGAGTCAAGTCTTCGCAGCACTGACAAATCGTGCACCATTTAGTGGCGACCTCCCGAAAGACTGGATCGAGCGATGGACAAAACAGAGCACGACGGTTCCGACCACGTGGGCAGATCAAATGCCACTGTATCCTTCGATTCCCCGTCGACCTGAAATCGAAGAAAAAAACTGGGAGACCGTCAAGCGACTCCTTTGGCCGTTTGTCGATGATGTGAAAAAGGAACAGTTATCAGACGTTTCACCCTACTCAATCGATTAA
- a CDS encoding FixH family protein, giving the protein MKKKTLGMSAALMATGIFLAGCNHSDEKAMDHDAMQGSGKPSVDVKVDVPAKTMEDDKVIFQATAVEDKKAVNLEDVTFEIWKADEKDAAHKKIKATLKKTGSYQAEATLAEGEYEGLYHINDKKGLHHMDKISFTVMDHSHEEASHTDTDAEHDHASSENLAVHYMGATKVTAGATLPVSFHIFEDGKVLKADVQVEVIEEGVEKHTYIPLTLKDDMYVGQVKLAHAGQTTVRLHVENDQLHHHQDQLITVTP; this is encoded by the coding sequence ATGAAGAAAAAAACGTTAGGAATGAGCGCCGCACTGATGGCAACCGGCATCTTTTTGGCAGGGTGTAACCATAGCGACGAAAAGGCGATGGACCATGACGCGATGCAAGGTAGTGGGAAGCCGAGCGTCGACGTCAAAGTAGACGTACCTGCGAAGACGATGGAAGATGACAAGGTCATCTTCCAAGCAACTGCTGTCGAAGATAAAAAAGCAGTGAACTTAGAGGATGTCACGTTCGAGATTTGGAAAGCCGATGAAAAAGACGCAGCGCATAAGAAGATTAAAGCTACTTTGAAAAAAACCGGCTCGTACCAAGCAGAAGCAACACTCGCTGAGGGCGAATATGAAGGTCTCTATCATATTAATGATAAAAAAGGTCTACATCATATGGATAAAATTTCTTTCACTGTGATGGATCATTCGCATGAAGAAGCTTCACATACTGATACTGATGCTGAGCATGATCATGCTTCGAGCGAAAACCTTGCAGTCCACTATATGGGGGCAACGAAAGTCACGGCTGGTGCGACGCTCCCTGTCTCGTTTCATATCTTTGAAGATGGAAAAGTCTTAAAAGCAGACGTTCAAGTCGAAGTCATCGAAGAAGGCGTCGAAAAACATACCTACATCCCGTTGACGCTGAAAGACGACATGTACGTCGGCCAAGTCAAGTTAGCACATGCTGGTCAAACGACGGTCCGACTCCACGTCGAGAATGATCAGTTGCATCACCATCAAGATCAACTTATTACCGTGACACCTTAA
- the ccpA gene encoding catabolite control protein A, whose protein sequence is MNSNITIYDVAREAAVSMATVSRVVNGNPNVKPSTRKKVQDAIDQLGYRPNAVARGLASKKTTTVGVIVPDISNIFFADLARGIEDVATMYKYNIILCNSDQNREKEIHLLNTLLGKQVDGIIFMGGRLHEDLVREFKTSPVPIVLAATLNQDYDLPAVNIDYESAAYDAVKSLIDHGHKRIGFITGPLEQQINGEKKFAGYRHALEEANLPFNEQNVVLGNYTYDSGMKAMNQLLELGEECPRAIFAGTDEMALGVIHALQDAGHRVPEDFEVIGHDNTRLATMIRPKLTTVVQPMYDIGAVSMRLLTKILNQEEIETNDVTLPHRIEHRDSTRS, encoded by the coding sequence TTGAACAGTAATATTACGATTTATGATGTAGCACGCGAAGCCGCTGTTTCGATGGCGACTGTCTCCCGGGTAGTTAACGGAAATCCGAACGTCAAGCCATCAACGCGCAAGAAAGTCCAGGATGCAATCGATCAACTCGGGTATCGCCCAAATGCCGTCGCACGTGGACTCGCAAGTAAAAAAACGACGACGGTCGGAGTCATCGTACCGGATATCTCAAATATTTTCTTTGCCGATTTAGCGCGTGGGATTGAAGATGTCGCGACGATGTACAAATACAACATCATTTTATGTAACTCCGATCAAAATCGTGAAAAAGAAATCCATCTCTTGAATACGTTACTCGGAAAACAAGTCGATGGCATCATTTTCATGGGTGGACGCCTTCATGAAGATTTAGTCCGTGAATTCAAAACATCCCCTGTGCCGATCGTATTAGCAGCGACGCTCAATCAGGACTATGACCTTCCTGCCGTCAACATCGATTACGAGAGTGCGGCATATGACGCCGTCAAATCATTGATTGATCATGGACATAAACGGATTGGTTTCATTACCGGTCCACTCGAGCAACAGATTAATGGTGAAAAGAAATTTGCCGGGTACCGACATGCCTTGGAAGAAGCCAATCTTCCATTTAACGAACAAAATGTCGTTTTAGGAAACTACACGTATGATTCAGGCATGAAGGCAATGAACCAACTGCTTGAACTCGGTGAGGAGTGCCCACGTGCAATCTTCGCTGGGACGGATGAAATGGCCCTCGGTGTCATTCATGCCTTACAGGACGCAGGTCACCGTGTTCCTGAAGACTTCGAAGTCATCGGACATGATAATACACGTCTCGCGACAATGATTCGTCCGAAGCTGACGACAGTCGTGCAACCGATGTATGATATCGGAGCAGTTTCGATGCGTCTGTTGACTAAAATCTTGAATCAAGAAGAAATTGAAACAAATGATGTAACATTACCGCACCGGATTGAGCATCGGGATTCTACACGTTCATGA